One segment of Rhipicephalus sanguineus isolate Rsan-2018 chromosome 6, BIME_Rsan_1.4, whole genome shotgun sequence DNA contains the following:
- the LOC119396634 gene encoding exportin-T: protein MDVQVIQGFLANGDQAAHARALQYFEQLKSAPNGWQLSMQMLLQPSVQDDSVKFFCLSVLEHYMKTGYEAAKEGDQQAMRTFISQWIQMQVYAPIPEKVFIRNKVAQLVCWVFLWDYPARWPSFFTDILQTLSLGPPAVDAFLRVLLAINGEITDCEIPRTAKEQDRNRLLKDNIRETHIVDLVNSWYTILTTQCQSPAGVELCRLCLEVVGAYVAWIDIGLVANDRFVDALVHFLSLPALRESACDCVCEILAKGMDPADKARLVESLSVVLQRAGVLAVAEGEDVDFLIKLAKLVNAMGIQLFDSYSK from the exons GCACTGCAGTACTTCGAGCAGCTGAAGAGTGCTCCAAATGGCTGGCAGCTTTCCATGCAGATGCTTCTGCAGCCTTCTGTTCA GGATGACTCTGTGAAGTTTTTTTGCCTGAGTGTTCTGGAACATTACATGAAGACAGG GTATGAGGCAGCGAAGGAGGGTGACCAACAAGCCATGCGGACCTTTATTAGCCAGTGGATACAGATGCAG GTGTACGCCCCAATTCCCGAGAAAGTGTTCATCCGCAACAAAGTGGCACAGCTGGTGTGCTGGGTGTTCCTGTGGGACTACCCTGCGCGCTGGCCCAGCTTTTTCACCGACATCCTTCAAACGCTGTCGCTGGGCCCACCTGCCGTGGATGCTTTCCTGCGCGTCCTTCTCGCCATCAATGGTGAAATCACTGACTGCGAGATACCGCGTACTGCCAAG GAACAGGACCGAAACAGACTGCTGAAGGACAACATCCGAGAAACACACATTGTGGACTTGGTGAACTCCTGGTACACCATTCTA ACAACCCAGTGCCAAAGCCCTGCTGGTGTGGAGTTGTGTCGACTGTGTCTGGAAGTGGTGGGTGCTTACGTGGCCTGGATCGACATTGGCCTAGTGGCCAATGACCGCTTTGTCGATGCTCTGGTTCATTTCCTGTCCCTGCCGGCCCTACGAGAATCTGCGTGTGACTGTGTGTGCGAGATCCTGGCCAAGGGCATGGACCCAGCCGACAAGGCGCGCCTTGTTGAATCCCTCTCTGTGGTCCTTCAGAGGGCTGGTGTGCTCGCGGTAGCCGAG GGAGAAGATGTGGACTTCCTTATCAAGTTGGCAAAGCTTGTAAATGCGATGGGAATCCAGCTGTTCGACTCCTATTCAAAGTAA